One window of Saccharopolyspora phatthalungensis genomic DNA carries:
- a CDS encoding MFS transporter, which produces MTEKESPARSAEPIAATGAADSRRWIALAFIAVAQLMIALDATVTNIALPSAQADLGFSDEHRQWVIIAYTLAFGGLLLLGGRLADHLGRARALPVGLLGFAAASMLGGFATNFGVLVAARGLQGAFAALLAPTVLSLIATTFTEPKERSKAFAIFGAIAGSGGALGLVLGGVLAEDLTWRACMYVNAPIAVVAAVGVRYVLGGSGPTRRTRLDLPGGLLAIGGMTSIVFGCTQNTVLLGVGLVLLAAFAVWEARVPEPLLPLRILRSRNRVGAYLAVAFSVAGMLGMFLFLTYYLQTVLGYLPVQAGLAFLPLSAAVLASSQLAARLQAHLPPRALIASGLLVAAAALGLLTGLSSTGAYATDVLPAEILLGLGMGCVFPSAMSVATQQVNPRDAGVAAAVVNTAQQVGGSIGVAVLNAIATGVAAVAHADALVAGYTAAAFWAALAFATGALVTAVLINAKAPKRQQGRLSK; this is translated from the coding sequence ATGACCGAGAAGGAATCGCCTGCACGTTCCGCCGAGCCGATCGCGGCCACGGGAGCCGCGGACAGCCGCCGCTGGATCGCGCTCGCCTTCATCGCCGTGGCGCAGCTGATGATCGCGCTCGACGCCACCGTCACCAACATCGCATTGCCATCCGCGCAGGCGGACCTCGGTTTCTCCGACGAGCACCGGCAGTGGGTGATCATCGCTTACACGCTGGCGTTCGGAGGCCTGCTGCTGCTGGGTGGCCGCCTCGCCGATCACCTCGGACGGGCTCGTGCGCTGCCCGTCGGCCTGCTCGGCTTCGCCGCGGCCTCGATGCTGGGCGGCTTCGCGACGAACTTCGGAGTGCTGGTTGCGGCCCGCGGGCTGCAAGGCGCATTCGCCGCGCTCCTGGCTCCGACGGTGCTGTCGCTGATCGCGACCACCTTCACGGAGCCGAAGGAGCGGTCCAAGGCGTTCGCGATCTTCGGTGCGATCGCGGGCAGTGGTGGGGCCCTGGGACTGGTGCTGGGAGGCGTTCTGGCCGAAGACCTCACGTGGCGGGCGTGCATGTACGTCAACGCGCCGATCGCCGTGGTCGCCGCCGTCGGCGTCCGGTACGTGCTCGGCGGTTCGGGGCCGACTCGCCGGACGCGGCTGGACCTCCCGGGCGGGCTGCTCGCGATCGGCGGCATGACCTCGATTGTCTTCGGATGCACGCAGAACACTGTGCTGCTCGGTGTCGGGCTTGTGCTCCTCGCCGCGTTCGCGGTTTGGGAGGCGCGCGTGCCGGAGCCGTTGCTACCGCTGCGAATCCTCCGCAGCCGCAACCGTGTCGGCGCTTATCTGGCCGTCGCCTTCAGCGTAGCCGGAATGCTCGGCATGTTCTTGTTCCTGACGTACTACCTGCAGACGGTGCTCGGCTACCTGCCGGTCCAGGCCGGCCTCGCGTTCCTGCCGCTGTCGGCCGCGGTGCTCGCAAGTTCGCAACTCGCCGCCCGGCTGCAAGCCCACCTGCCCCCTCGGGCTCTGATCGCCTCCGGCTTGCTGGTTGCCGCCGCGGCGCTCGGACTGCTGACCGGTCTGAGCTCGACCGGTGCCTACGCCACTGACGTGCTGCCCGCCGAAATCCTGCTGGGTCTCGGGATGGGGTGCGTGTTCCCGTCCGCGATGAGCGTGGCGACCCAACAGGTCAATCCGCGTGACGCGGGGGTCGCTGCCGCCGTCGTCAACACGGCGCAGCAGGTCGGCGGGTCGATCGGGGTGGCCGTCCTGAACGCCATCGCTACCGGGGTCGCGGCCGTGGCGCATGCCGACGCGCTCGTTGCCGGCTACACCGCTGCCGCCTTCTGGGCGGCGCTGGCCTTCGCCACCGGCGCGCTGGTCACCGCCGTCCTCATCAACGCCAAAGCACCCAAGCGGCAGCAAGGGAGATTGTCGAAATGA
- a CDS encoding indole-3-glycerol phosphate synthase TrpC, whose translation MYLDEILVHKRAVWHNDTALTAGVPQRRPVPVRPGALREALRKDTVTVIAEVKPKSPSKGALWSAERGLALARDYAAFGAGAISVLADDRFFGGSPALVSQIATDEQVTVPVMYKDFLVDPRQAELAARSGADAVLIIVRALDDAGFRELFQTATELGLDVLVETFTEEEIGRALEVGARIVGINNRDLRTFQVDLENSVRLRRLLPEEVVTVSESGIGSADDVKLLAEAGFDAILVGETLLASADLAQTLGELAGVRR comes from the coding sequence ATGTACCTGGATGAGATCCTCGTTCACAAACGGGCGGTGTGGCACAACGACACCGCGCTGACGGCCGGGGTGCCGCAGCGGCGACCCGTGCCGGTGCGCCCGGGCGCGCTGCGCGAGGCCCTGCGCAAAGACACCGTCACGGTGATCGCCGAGGTCAAGCCCAAGTCTCCGTCCAAGGGAGCGCTGTGGAGTGCGGAGCGGGGCCTGGCGTTGGCGCGTGACTACGCCGCGTTCGGTGCCGGGGCGATCTCTGTGCTGGCCGACGACCGGTTCTTCGGTGGATCACCGGCGCTGGTATCGCAGATCGCAACCGACGAACAGGTCACGGTTCCGGTGATGTACAAGGACTTCCTGGTCGATCCACGGCAGGCCGAACTGGCCGCGCGCAGTGGCGCCGACGCCGTGCTGATCATCGTTAGGGCGCTGGATGACGCCGGGTTCCGCGAGCTGTTCCAGACGGCAACCGAGCTTGGGCTGGACGTGCTTGTGGAGACCTTCACCGAGGAGGAGATCGGCCGGGCATTGGAGGTCGGTGCCCGGATCGTCGGCATCAACAACCGCGACCTACGTACCTTCCAGGTCGACCTGGAGAACTCGGTGCGGCTGCGGCGCTTGCTGCCCGAGGAGGTCGTGACGGTCAGCGAGAGTGGCATCGGGTCCGCCGACGACGTGAAGCTGCTGGCGGAGGCCGGTTTCGACGCGATCCTGGTCGGTGAGACGCTGCTGGCCAGCGCCGACCTGGCACAGACCCTCGGTGAGTTGGCGGGGGTGCGCCGATGA
- the trpB gene encoding tryptophan synthase subunit beta → MTGMFGEYGGQFVPETLVGPLDQVEAEYQAAKQDPAYQAEIDDLLRGFVGRSTPITRLRRLHREREATVWLKREDLIHTGAHKINNVIGQALLAQRMGKRRIIAETGAGQHGVAVAAVCAHLGLDCTIFQGSVDAKRQEPNLQRMRLLGANVVLVDAGSATLKDAVSEAIRDWLAHPADTHYLLGSVIGPHPYPTIVRDFQSVIGREARAQILAEIGRLPDAVVACVGGGSNSLGIFSAFLDDPVPLYGVQAAGEGTTWLGRHAAPLLYGEPGVLHGTRTDLIQDEDGQIQPTHSIAPGLDYAGAGPEHCHLRDLGRVSYLVVTDAQALDAFAALSATEGIIPALESAHAIAALPTILADLPADAQVLVNLSGRGDKDLSSAFEALAARKDGEPHVQDR, encoded by the coding sequence ATGACCGGCATGTTCGGTGAGTACGGGGGCCAGTTCGTCCCGGAGACCCTGGTCGGCCCGCTGGACCAGGTCGAGGCCGAATACCAGGCGGCGAAACAGGATCCTGCGTATCAGGCGGAGATCGACGATCTGCTGCGCGGGTTCGTCGGACGGTCCACGCCGATCACGCGGCTGCGCCGCCTGCACCGCGAGCGCGAGGCCACGGTGTGGCTTAAGCGGGAGGACCTGATCCACACCGGCGCTCACAAGATCAACAATGTCATCGGGCAGGCCTTGCTGGCCCAGCGGATGGGCAAGCGCCGGATCATCGCGGAGACCGGAGCCGGGCAACACGGGGTGGCCGTGGCCGCCGTCTGTGCGCACCTGGGCCTGGACTGCACGATCTTCCAGGGCAGTGTGGACGCCAAACGTCAGGAACCGAATCTGCAGCGCATGCGGCTGCTGGGGGCCAATGTCGTGCTGGTCGACGCGGGTAGCGCCACCCTCAAAGACGCTGTCAGCGAAGCGATCCGGGACTGGCTGGCCCATCCCGCCGACACTCACTACCTACTCGGCTCGGTCATCGGCCCGCACCCGTATCCGACGATCGTGCGGGACTTCCAGTCTGTGATCGGCCGCGAAGCCAGGGCCCAGATTCTGGCGGAGATCGGGCGGCTGCCCGACGCGGTGGTGGCCTGCGTGGGCGGTGGCAGCAACTCGCTCGGCATCTTCAGCGCGTTCCTCGACGATCCTGTGCCACTGTACGGAGTCCAGGCCGCCGGCGAAGGCACGACCTGGCTGGGCAGGCATGCAGCGCCACTGCTGTACGGGGAGCCCGGCGTGCTGCATGGCACTCGCACCGACCTGATCCAGGACGAGGACGGCCAGATCCAGCCCACCCACAGCATCGCGCCAGGCCTGGACTACGCGGGAGCGGGACCCGAACACTGCCACCTGCGTGACCTCGGCCGGGTGTCCTACCTCGTCGTCACCGACGCGCAGGCCCTCGACGCCTTCGCGGCACTGAGCGCGACTGAGGGCATCATCCCCGCGCTGGAATCGGCTCACGCGATCGCCGCGCTGCCCACGATCCTGGCAGATCTGCCCGCCGACGCGCAGGTGCTGGTGAACCTGTCCGGCCGTGGAGACAAGGATCTGAGCAGCGCGTTCGAGGCCCTGGCGGCCAGGAAAGACGGAGAGCCCCATGTCCAGGATCGCTGA
- a CDS encoding nucleotide sugar dehydrogenase: MRTNSVRHAQSQARVAVVGVGYTGLPLALGFARTGLSVICLDNDPDKIAAITSAQSYLPDVTDAELAAASDRLHATTDPDKLSMSDSVVICVPTPLDAHGAPDLSAVFSVIDTVGPRMKPRCLIVLQSTVPPGTTRALAQRLADRSGLLPGKDFHLAHAPERIDPANKAGWNLANTPKLVGGLTPACTSAATELFAQVIEHVVPVSTLEVAETAKVFENTFRMVNIALTYELADLCASMSIPVNEVIDAASTKPYSFLAHRAGPGVGGECIAVDPMFLTSVADKAGVDLPMICSAYRRIRARPLTVAERLNELLRARGTDLAGSHVLVVGVAYKPGVADTRNAPAIDLIRALRAADAKVSYTDPMVPELQVDNEVVPYVDWSRESVSAADCLVLTTPHEEIMRRPLWYAAPMLLDCWHIVQAGDGVVHL; the protein is encoded by the coding sequence ATGCGCACTAATTCCGTACGTCATGCTCAATCGCAGGCACGAGTTGCCGTGGTCGGCGTCGGCTACACCGGGTTGCCCTTGGCGCTCGGTTTCGCTCGCACCGGTCTGTCAGTGATCTGTCTGGACAATGATCCGGACAAGATCGCTGCCATCACTTCAGCACAGTCCTATTTGCCCGACGTCACCGACGCTGAACTGGCCGCGGCCAGTGATCGGCTCCACGCCACCACCGACCCGGACAAGCTGAGCATGTCCGATTCGGTCGTGATCTGTGTTCCGACGCCGTTGGACGCTCACGGGGCTCCAGATCTTTCCGCGGTGTTCTCGGTGATCGACACCGTCGGGCCCCGGATGAAGCCCCGCTGCCTGATCGTCTTGCAGTCGACCGTCCCGCCGGGAACCACCAGGGCCCTCGCGCAACGACTGGCCGACCGCTCCGGTCTGCTGCCCGGCAAGGACTTCCATCTGGCCCACGCGCCGGAACGGATCGACCCAGCCAACAAGGCCGGGTGGAACTTGGCGAACACACCCAAGCTCGTCGGTGGCCTGACGCCGGCCTGCACCTCCGCGGCCACAGAGTTGTTCGCCCAGGTCATCGAACATGTGGTGCCGGTGTCCACGTTGGAGGTCGCCGAGACGGCGAAGGTCTTCGAGAACACCTTCCGCATGGTCAACATCGCGCTGACCTACGAATTGGCCGATCTCTGCGCAAGCATGTCCATTCCGGTCAACGAGGTGATCGACGCGGCGTCGACCAAGCCGTACAGCTTCCTGGCCCACCGGGCCGGACCGGGAGTTGGCGGCGAGTGCATCGCCGTGGACCCGATGTTCCTCACCTCGGTCGCCGACAAGGCCGGCGTGGACCTACCGATGATCTGCTCGGCCTACCGGCGCATCCGGGCCCGGCCGTTGACCGTGGCGGAACGACTCAATGAACTGCTGCGTGCACGGGGCACCGACTTGGCGGGCAGCCATGTCCTCGTGGTGGGTGTGGCCTACAAGCCGGGTGTCGCCGACACTCGCAACGCGCCCGCAATCGACCTCATCCGGGCGTTGCGGGCTGCGGACGCAAAGGTGTCCTACACCGACCCGATGGTGCCGGAACTGCAAGTGGATAACGAGGTGGTGCCCTACGTCGACTGGAGCCGGGAATCGGTCTCGGCCGCCGACTGCCTGGTGCTGACCACTCCGCACGAGGAAATTATGCGGCGACCGCTGTGGTACGCCGCGCCGATGCTGCTGGACTGCTGGCACATCGTGCAGGCCGGTGACGGGGTCGTGCACCTGTGA
- the trpD gene encoding anthranilate phosphoribosyltransferase, producing the protein MTELAKLTREVAAGRAGDPVTAATLLLDPEAEQVDVAAYLTAKAQAGATAEDVEALARAVLSAAVRVPYDGRACDLVGTGGDGSASVNISTLAALLAVASGATVAKAGNRAATSRCGSADLLEALGVPVDPGPQGIAHALRDPGFAFVLTSAVNPAVTRLAALRRRLGFPTLFNLSGPLTNPVATGARIIGVAKERDQEVMAEAAARLGMCPAWLVRAHNGMDELSTLVPTKVIVVAEDATETFTLDPADLGVRRALPEELAGGGPEDNAAIARAVLRGTAAPGLVETCALNAAALLAAELNTVDRVGEIARQLDRVREAVIGGAAARLLADLTTALTNRKVKADVPG; encoded by the coding sequence GTGACCGAGCTGGCCAAACTGACCAGGGAGGTGGCGGCCGGCAGGGCGGGAGACCCGGTCACAGCCGCCACCCTGCTCCTCGACCCGGAGGCCGAACAGGTCGATGTGGCGGCGTACCTGACCGCCAAGGCACAGGCCGGGGCGACCGCCGAGGATGTCGAAGCGCTCGCCAGGGCTGTGCTCTCGGCTGCCGTCCGTGTGCCGTACGACGGCCGGGCCTGCGACCTCGTCGGCACCGGAGGTGACGGATCCGCGTCGGTCAACATCTCCACGCTGGCGGCACTTCTGGCCGTGGCCTCTGGCGCGACGGTTGCCAAGGCGGGCAACCGCGCGGCCACCAGCCGGTGCGGCAGTGCCGACCTGCTGGAGGCCCTCGGGGTGCCGGTGGATCCCGGGCCGCAGGGCATCGCCCACGCGCTGCGAGACCCCGGGTTCGCCTTCGTGCTGACCTCCGCAGTGAATCCTGCGGTGACCAGGCTCGCCGCGCTGCGCAGGCGGCTCGGGTTCCCGACTCTGTTCAACCTGTCCGGCCCGCTGACCAACCCGGTGGCCACCGGTGCCCGGATCATCGGCGTGGCCAAGGAACGTGACCAGGAGGTCATGGCCGAGGCTGCGGCCAGGCTCGGGATGTGCCCGGCCTGGCTGGTCCGGGCCCACAACGGGATGGACGAGCTGAGCACCTTGGTCCCGACGAAGGTCATCGTGGTGGCTGAGGACGCCACCGAGACCTTCACGCTGGACCCGGCGGACCTGGGGGTGCGCCGCGCCCTGCCGGAGGAACTGGCGGGTGGCGGACCCGAGGACAACGCGGCGATCGCTCGCGCGGTCCTGCGCGGGACGGCCGCGCCGGGACTGGTGGAAACCTGCGCACTGAACGCGGCGGCCCTGCTGGCCGCCGAGTTGAACACCGTGGACCGGGTGGGGGAGATCGCCCGGCAACTCGACCGCGTCCGCGAAGCCGTCATCGGCGGTGCGGCAGCGCGGCTGCTGGCCGACCTGACCACGGCCCTCACGAATCGGAAGGTCAAGGCTGATGTACCTGGATGA
- a CDS encoding nuclear transport factor 2 family protein, which yields MSTEDQVRQLEQRWVEAEERGDADALAALATEDFVLVGPLGFVLNRPQWVERYRTGDLVTESLDWHDAEVRDYGDCAVVVGVHAQKASYQGNRVDGEFRSTHVAIRRDGRWLLAGIQLSPIGAPPAFARNPAAPQENPEGW from the coding sequence ATGTCCACTGAGGATCAGGTGCGTCAGCTCGAACAGCGTTGGGTGGAGGCCGAGGAGCGCGGTGACGCCGACGCCCTGGCCGCGCTGGCCACCGAAGATTTCGTGCTGGTCGGGCCGCTGGGATTCGTGCTGAACAGGCCGCAGTGGGTGGAGCGCTACCGCACGGGAGATCTCGTCACGGAGTCGCTCGACTGGCACGACGCCGAGGTGCGCGACTACGGCGACTGCGCGGTCGTCGTCGGCGTGCACGCGCAGAAGGCGTCGTACCAGGGGAATCGCGTCGACGGCGAGTTCCGCTCCACCCACGTCGCGATCCGCCGCGACGGCCGGTGGCTGCTGGCCGGAATCCAGCTGAGTCCGATCGGAGCGCCGCCGGCGTTCGCCCGGAATCCAGCGGCACCACAGGAAAACCCGGAAGGATGGTAA
- a CDS encoding MarR family winged helix-turn-helix transcriptional regulator, whose product MPGPVRQPLGLYLTQTAKAISRAFDDALAAAGGSTPVWLVLLSLKTRAVSNQRELAEAVGIQGATLTHHLNAMESDGLLSRRRDPSNRRVHLVELTDEGEAMFHRLRKAATAFDKQLHGDLANTEVSEFKRTLAQLRENASALPNP is encoded by the coding sequence GTGCCAGGACCCGTTCGCCAGCCGCTGGGGCTGTACCTCACGCAGACCGCCAAGGCCATCAGCCGCGCCTTCGACGACGCGCTCGCCGCCGCAGGCGGCTCGACGCCCGTCTGGCTGGTGCTGCTCTCACTGAAGACCCGCGCCGTGAGCAACCAGCGCGAACTCGCCGAAGCCGTGGGAATCCAGGGCGCGACCCTGACGCACCACCTCAACGCGATGGAATCCGACGGCCTGCTCAGCAGGCGCCGCGACCCGTCGAACCGCCGGGTCCACCTGGTGGAGCTGACCGACGAGGGCGAAGCCATGTTCCACCGGCTGCGCAAGGCGGCCACCGCGTTCGACAAACAGCTGCACGGCGACCTCGCCAACACGGAAGTATCCGAGTTCAAGCGAACGCTCGCCCAACTACGAGAGAACGCTTCCGCCCTTCCCAACCCGTGA
- the pdxR gene encoding MocR-like pyridoxine biosynthesis transcription factor PdxR: MARNKDQSPPRFRGPIGHCSAEELRAALTWPPPGTGRLSTRLAGSLRELIRGGGLPSGTGLPPSRSVAAALRVSRGVVVTAYDQLITEGFLDARQGAGTWVGTAIETPPGPPPSAPAPVARPGLPDLGDFPRSRWLAAYRHALSSMGSADLGYGDPRGHSGLRTELAGHLRRTRSAVAEADGILIINGVAEGLALLADVLLDSGRATVAVEDPASPGARDLLARRGLEVVGIPVDEAGMDVARIKSPERLGAIFLTPAHQYPTGVVLSPERRRALIELARRHDLVLIEDDYDGSFRFDREPVGCLQGLASDVTVLLGSVSKTLAPALRLGWLIGPRALQERLVERRVITNLAGQTVDQLALAHLLRSGTYDKHVRQMRRTYHARRRELIVELANKAPNVVVCGDSSGLHLLAEVPSPAHERVVLSVLRADGFAVQGLAECRLGGVSGRTSGLVIGFASLKSAALTRLADLVGQVCSGTGPVADF; the protein is encoded by the coding sequence ATGGCTCGCAACAAGGACCAATCACCACCCCGGTTTCGTGGGCCAATCGGGCACTGCTCGGCCGAGGAACTGCGTGCCGCCCTGACGTGGCCGCCGCCCGGTACTGGGCGGTTGAGTACCCGGCTGGCGGGCAGCCTGCGCGAGTTGATCCGCGGTGGTGGGTTGCCCTCGGGCACCGGCCTGCCCCCTAGTCGGTCGGTCGCCGCGGCCCTGCGAGTCTCCCGGGGTGTGGTGGTCACCGCGTACGACCAGTTGATCACCGAGGGCTTCCTGGACGCCAGACAGGGGGCGGGGACCTGGGTCGGCACTGCGATCGAGACACCGCCGGGCCCGCCGCCCTCGGCGCCCGCGCCCGTGGCCCGGCCGGGCCTGCCGGATCTGGGGGACTTCCCGCGGAGCCGGTGGCTCGCCGCCTATCGGCACGCGCTGAGCTCCATGGGCTCCGCGGACCTTGGCTACGGCGACCCCCGCGGGCACAGTGGGCTGCGGACCGAACTAGCCGGGCACCTGCGGCGCACCCGGAGTGCTGTCGCCGAGGCCGACGGAATACTGATCATCAACGGGGTGGCCGAAGGGCTGGCCCTGCTGGCGGACGTCCTGCTGGACTCCGGTCGGGCCACCGTGGCGGTGGAGGACCCGGCCAGCCCGGGTGCCCGTGACCTGCTCGCCCGGCGCGGCTTGGAGGTGGTGGGCATCCCGGTGGACGAGGCGGGCATGGACGTGGCCCGGATCAAGTCCCCAGAGCGACTCGGTGCCATTTTCCTCACCCCGGCACACCAGTATCCGACGGGGGTGGTGCTGAGCCCGGAACGCCGCAGGGCCTTGATCGAGCTCGCCCGGCGGCACGATCTGGTGCTGATCGAGGATGACTACGACGGTTCGTTCCGGTTCGACCGGGAGCCGGTGGGGTGCCTTCAGGGACTCGCCTCGGACGTCACCGTTCTGCTCGGCTCGGTGAGCAAGACCCTCGCCCCGGCGCTGCGGCTGGGCTGGCTGATCGGTCCGCGGGCGCTGCAGGAACGCCTCGTCGAACGGCGGGTGATCACCAATCTCGCAGGGCAGACGGTCGACCAATTGGCGCTCGCTCATTTGCTGCGTAGTGGAACGTACGACAAGCATGTCAGGCAGATGCGTCGCACTTACCATGCCCGACGTAGAGAACTGATAGTTGAATTGGCGAACAAAGCGCCAAATGTTGTGGTATGCGGTGACAGCAGTGGTTTGCACCTGCTTGCGGAGGTGCCGTCACCGGCACACGAACGTGTAGTTCTGTCGGTGCTGCGGGCCGACGGATTCGCGGTCCAAGGCCTAGCTGAATGCCGTCTGGGTGGCGTGTCGGGGCGGACAAGTGGCCTGGTCATCGGCTTCGCCTCGCTCAAATCCGCTGCACTGACGCGGCTGGCTGACTTGGTGGGCCAGGTATGTTCCGGAACTGGTCCGGTCGCGGACTTCTAA
- a CDS encoding DMT family transporter, which yields MVKGSVCAFLAMIMVGSSVAVMGMLRDFPVYAGQAFRFTLAAALLLVVLRVRTQRSASTASTVTPRQWVRIGLLAAIGMVGFNVAIAAAEQDTDPALVGVIVGCAPIVIALITPLMARRPPSYRMILAGIVVAAGAASAQGLGSTGSATGILLSIGAMAGEVVFALVAAPILSDLGALRVSTYACVLAVPLCLLGMLITGEFRLPDTEQLLALAWLGAVVTACAYVLWFTAVGTIGAERAGLFPSVVPISAVAVTALLGTGTPTWGHVAGAIVVLVGLLIGLTSRTKSDVIVAEVDKPTDQMPQH from the coding sequence ATGGTTAAGGGCAGTGTCTGCGCCTTCCTGGCGATGATCATGGTGGGCAGCTCGGTCGCGGTCATGGGAATGCTCCGCGACTTCCCGGTGTATGCCGGCCAGGCGTTCCGGTTCACTTTGGCGGCCGCCCTGCTGCTGGTCGTGCTGCGGGTGCGCACCCAGCGTTCCGCGTCGACGGCCAGCACCGTGACACCCCGGCAGTGGGTGCGGATCGGGCTGCTCGCCGCGATCGGTATGGTCGGCTTCAACGTGGCCATCGCCGCGGCCGAACAAGACACCGATCCGGCACTGGTGGGGGTGATCGTCGGCTGCGCCCCGATCGTGATCGCGCTGATCACGCCACTGATGGCGCGCAGGCCACCCAGCTACCGGATGATCCTGGCTGGCATCGTGGTCGCCGCCGGAGCGGCGTCCGCGCAGGGCCTGGGATCAACGGGAAGCGCCACAGGCATCCTGCTATCCATCGGCGCCATGGCCGGTGAGGTCGTGTTCGCGCTGGTGGCTGCCCCGATCCTGAGCGATCTAGGCGCGTTGCGGGTGTCTACCTACGCCTGCGTCCTGGCCGTGCCGCTGTGTCTGCTCGGCATGCTGATTACCGGCGAGTTCCGGCTGCCGGACACCGAGCAGTTGCTTGCCCTGGCATGGCTCGGGGCGGTCGTCACCGCCTGCGCCTACGTACTGTGGTTCACCGCCGTCGGCACCATCGGAGCGGAGCGGGCAGGCCTGTTCCCCAGTGTCGTGCCGATCAGCGCCGTCGCAGTGACCGCCCTGCTCGGCACCGGCACCCCCACCTGGGGGCACGTGGCTGGCGCCATAGTGGTCCTGGTCGGCCTGCTCATCGGGCTCACCTCGCGGACGAAGTCCGACGTCATCGTCGCCGAGGTCGACAAGCCTACTGATCAGATGCCACAACACTGA
- a CDS encoding NAD(P)H-binding protein has protein sequence MILVTGANGNVGAEVVAMLAASGHPVRAMTRRPREARMPDGVEVVYGDAADPASLDDAFHGADRAFLMTAQQTGSAPRPTHDINLAEAARRAGAAKVVKLSVYGAGGGGGDNAIYRWHSEAEDAVIGTGIDYTILRPGRFMSNALHWAPMIRRGDEVRIPFATRPAASIDPADIAAIAVTALTTDEHRNAAYQLSGPQVLTPVEELEILGEMLGRRFRPIELSTEEAKAGLLASAMPSAVVDEVIEQTLKTDIGAHVLPDMPRLLGRQPNTFAQWVRTHTSAFASMPVSEPGHP, from the coding sequence ATGATCTTGGTAACCGGCGCGAACGGCAATGTCGGTGCGGAGGTGGTCGCCATGCTGGCGGCTTCCGGGCACCCGGTACGCGCGATGACCCGCCGACCTCGTGAAGCGCGCATGCCAGACGGCGTCGAGGTGGTTTACGGCGATGCCGCCGACCCCGCCAGCCTCGACGACGCGTTCCACGGCGCAGACCGCGCTTTCCTCATGACCGCGCAGCAAACCGGCTCTGCGCCGCGCCCGACGCACGACATCAACCTCGCCGAGGCCGCACGCCGCGCCGGTGCCGCGAAGGTCGTGAAGCTTTCGGTCTACGGCGCCGGTGGCGGTGGCGGCGACAACGCGATCTACCGCTGGCACTCCGAGGCCGAAGATGCCGTGATCGGCACCGGGATCGACTACACGATCCTGCGGCCGGGGCGGTTCATGTCCAACGCGCTGCACTGGGCGCCCATGATCCGGCGCGGTGACGAGGTGCGCATCCCGTTCGCGACCAGGCCGGCGGCGTCGATCGACCCCGCCGACATCGCCGCGATCGCCGTCACCGCGCTCACCACCGATGAGCACCGCAACGCCGCCTACCAGCTCTCCGGGCCACAGGTGCTGACGCCGGTCGAGGAACTCGAAATCCTAGGGGAAATGCTCGGGCGGCGGTTCCGGCCGATCGAGCTCTCCACGGAGGAGGCGAAGGCCGGACTGCTCGCCTCCGCAATGCCGTCGGCGGTTGTCGACGAGGTCATCGAGCAAACCCTCAAGACCGACATAGGTGCCCATGTTCTGCCGGACATGCCAAGGCTTCTCGGTCGGCAGCCGAACACCTTCGCGCAATGGGTCCGCACCCACACCAGTGCTTTCGCCTCAATGCCTGTTTCTGAACCTGGTCATCCATGA